AGTGAGTTTTTAAAGTTACAAAGTTAAAAGCAGAGCTAGGGGCCTGGCGgtggggtgcacgcctttaatcacagcactcaggaggcagagccaggtggatctctgtgagtttgaggccagcctgatctccaaagcgagttccaggaaaggcgcaatgctacacagagaaaccctgtctcgaaaaaccagaaaaaaaaaaaaaagcagagctaGTGCCGGGAAGCCCTCCATTCACAAACCACGGCAAGGTGATCATTACGAGCTATGAGCGTGTGCAACAGTTTCCCCATCACCAGTTAATCACACAAAACCTGGACTTGATCTCAAACACACTATACTTAATCATGTCGTGCTGATCTGCATGAACTCTAAATAATTTCTCTGTTTGTGCTTTATCCAGACACAGACTTGCAGCTCAGAATGGAAGGTCCTTAAGCTTACAGGTCAAATCCTGTGTTCCATACATGGCAGCATAATATGATGAATGACCAATTTCCCCTTTCTGTAGGTGAAACTCTAAATTGAAAAAACAAGAACATTCCAACTAAATACAATTTATAGAGAGAGTTTCTTGCCTCACCTCTGTTTCCTCACAAGGCTGGAGGGTGAAGTTCTGCAGGACTCTGACGACAGCGAATTTCATACTGATGAGGGCAAACCTCATGCCAAGGCAGTTCCTGGGTCCGATCCCGAAGGGCAGGTATACATAAGGATTGATGCTGCCCTTGTTctccttgctgaacctggagACACAGTGGGGATGCAAACGAGGCTATGGAACATAAAGACCCAAGAGCTCCATGTTTGGAGTTCTCACACCCTCAACTAGGATGGCGTAGCTGATGTTTGTGGACTTGCAACTGAACCCTTGCTATGGATGTCTCACCATAAGAATTTtgggtcaggggctggagagatggctcagcagttaagagcactggcttcttctCCAGAGAGCCTGGATTTGATGACCAGTACAAGTACCTGAGAGCCTCTGGTGGCCTTTTTTGGCACCAGGTACATGTGGTGCAGATACATACaggaaaacatccacacacataaaaaataaatcaaaataaaaacattgtaagCTAATGGTCTTTCCATGTCCCTTAAAACAGAGGAGCCTCTGGTGTTGAACTGAGCTGAGCTAAATGCTTATATAGAGGAAATATATCTTCTTTCAATGCCAAAATTCTGTCCGGGATGGGTATATGTTCCCATTCTGAAAGACAAGTCAGAATTAGAGTGAAAAGTATGCTACCGCCTCAACCTTCAAGAAGGTGGTTTCTAATCAAACAGACAATGGGAAAAGTTCTTAAAGATAATGGTAAATTTAGGAACCAGCACAGAACACATGAAAATATAATCCTATGTAGatttatatatcacatatcaACTACTACCTAGTCACCAAATAAGACGTGTGTATATGACAAGATGTGGTATATAGGTtagtgtaccaggctttctttgggctgccaaccagctcccaaatcatgacacaaagacttactagttatgaatgttcagccttatgcttgtcccactagctcttataattaatTTAACCTGTTGTTcctcatctacgttttgccttgaggctttttatctttctttcattctgtatgtcctgcttttcctgcttcttccatgactgcctggctggctggatCCGAGCAtctgcctctccttctctcttctttccttctccctcccccagccgagattcctcctcctacttattctctctgcccaccagcccaccTATCCTTCTACTGCCTAgatattgaccattcagctttttattagaccaatcaggtgccttaggcaggcaaagcaacacatctttgcatcgttaaacaaatgcagcatgaacaaatgtaacacatctttatatagttaaaataatattccacaacaggttaGTGTTTAATTAGTGATTCAAAATACAACTAAAATATACTAGATTTTGCAAAACCTTTACATGCTACAATAAATCCTTGAGGATGTATTTCAGTATTAATGGAGTTAATGTTAACATTTTGGGACTCTGAATTGCCatgaatacttttttttcctggtctgCTTTTGTAGCATGAAGAATTATcactttgtggggctggagagatggctcagtggttaagagcactagctgttcttccagaggtcctgagttcaattcccagcaaccacatggtggctcacaaccgttcataatgagatctggtgccctcttctggcctgcaagcatgcatgtaggcagaacactgtatacataataaataaataaatcttaaaaaaaaaaaattatcactttgtaattttaaaaggttcaattcccaaaagaCATATAGATGCAAAGGGATACAAAATCACATATATGCAATTTCCAGTAGGCAGCATAATACATTTAATTTGCCTGGTTCCTAGAGGGGACTTCTCTCTGAGGTCTCTGTACCTTTCAGGGCAGAACTTCTCAGGCTCTGGCTAGTACTCAGGATCCCGATGGAGAGGATAGGTTGGTACCATAACTACAGTCCCTTTGGGAATGAATGCTCTATTGATTTCCACATCTTTCTTTGAGATCCTTTCTAGCCTGTTAGCAGCTGGGTACAATCTGAGAGTTTCATTCATTACCATGTCCAGGTACTCCATGTCCATCAGGGCATCATAGGTGACAGgtgcctgggaagaagaaacagatgtTTCCAGATGAGGTTTGGACTCCAATTTCAATTCAGTTTCTAGTGCTATTGCATGTCAGAGGCTCCAAGGGCTAACCTCGACTAGTAGATCTTAGCCTTAATAAATCATTCTGCACCTATGATGACGAGCCCATTAGGGTGTGAAATATACATTTTAGCACAGGAGCCATTTGGGACACTCCACTGTCCAGATCCCTTCCTCATCATCACTGTAGTGCTCTGATTTCTTTCCCATGTGAGCACATATGACCAATATGACAGTTACACTCAGACAAAGTGCCCCGGTGTCACGGCCTCATCTGCATAGACCAGTCTACACCAAGGAAATCACACCATTGCAAGGAACAACACCCACTCTTGGTCCATATCAGGCCTTTTAGACTGTTCTGGttttgcatgagtgtgtgtgtgcgtgtgtgtgcgtgtgtgtgtgtgtgtgtgtgtgtgtgtgcgcgcgcgcatattCATGGGATGTGGATAACTGCTGTGCACTGAcctgtatgtggaagccagagtccAACCTTCCTCTGGGAGTCCactttatatatgtttttgaaacaggttttcagTAGCCTGACACTCACCAAGCAGGAtgggttggctggccagtgaactctcaGGGAAGAGAGGCTcacactgtctctgtctcctcagtgctccAATTACACCTTTTCCccccacatgggttctgggattcaaactcaggtcctcacaaaCCAAGCACTGTatgactgagctgtgtccccagcttcTCAGACTAGGCAACTCCTGCTTGCTCACTCCCGGGCGGGTGGAGTGGGGGTGTGGCAGGTGCAGTAAATTGGAAAGAAAGTTACAATGGAGACTTCTGGAAAGACACACACTAGAaactgcctctgtgtgtgaagaagagtcagagcaacaggaaaacaagaaacaaaacacagtctatgtcaaggagagaggaagagcttcagaaacacagaggaagtaaTAGGATATGGAAAATGCATGGTGGGAAAATGGATGATTCatagaaaagaaaccaaactgaAGATGCCTCTGGATGCCCTGTTCCCCATTTCCAGGGGAAGGGGAACACAAAACCTCTCCCAAAAAAACCAAGAGGCTCTGGTGAAAGGGGGCAGGGAGTCCTCCCTCCAGGACACCCCCACAGCCTCCACAGACTTCAAACCAATGAGGAGTGTGGTGAGACGGGGGCTGATTCCTGCAACTGTGAAGAGGAATCCCACTGTTACTCTGAATGATTCAGAATGGAGAAGCCAGTTGACATCTTTATACAGAACTTGCACTGGAAACTGAATTCCTGCAACCGTGAAGAGGAATCCCGCTCTCATTCTGGATGATTCAGAATGGAGAAGCCAGTTAACCTCTTTATACAGAACCTTGCATTGGAAACTGAACTGCTCAGGAAGGCAGAGAATAGGGACTGATCACAGGACAGGGAGGGTGAACTTAATGCTCCACAACCCTAGGGCAAGAGATTACCTGAGTGACAGTTAGGGAAAGAGGCAGGATTAGATGCTTAGGAGTACATGTGGCTGGAGGCTGAGGAAATAAAGTGCTCAGAGAATCCCCACCATCGATTGTCCTGACCAGGTCTCCATTAGCCACCCAGGAGGGTTGGACTTGGAGACTCCCTGAGGAACCTGTCCAGCACATTGCCTGCAATGCCAGCTCTGGTCAGCAGAGGGCACTGACACCCAAGTTACAAGAGCGATGCTAAGTGCGCTCAGGCCTTcagacaggaagtagtctgaTGCACTATCAATGCCACTATAAACCATAGGaaaagctgggtggcggtggcacaggcctttaatcccagcagaggcaggtggatctctgtgagttcaaggccagcctggtcttcagagagagatccaagacaggcatcaaaactacagagagaaaccctgtcttgaaaaaccaaaaccaaaaccaaaaaaaaaaaaaaagaaaggaaagactccctaattctctctctctctctctctctctctctctctcttctctctctctctctctctctctctctctctctctcacacacacacacacacacacacacacacacacacacaccatgctatCGGACTGGACAGTAGAGCCATTGACAGTAGTGTCAGTTCAGCCTGCTGCGACCAGTGAAGGCCAGCCTAGCACCATAGATAGCATAGACAGCACCCGAGGACATCAGCAGAGATAACTGTCCAGACACCTGAGGGACTGGTGCTTACCCTTATGTGTCACACAGGTTTTCTGGTGTCTCTTACTTGTATAACTGTTATAATAGATACAGATACACCAGAGCCGGCACTGTATTAAAGATTGTGTATTTCTACAGGTCACATTCATCTCCCatgtccctccctttctttctcttttagactctTGCTGGTGGAAGAACCATTGCATGGCTCTCTGTAAAATTTCTCATTGCAAGTGATGAGACATGTTCTTGTGAATCCTTtacctctgccctccctctctggGTACCACCCACTCACCTTATTGGGCAGAGCTCTGTCAATCTCATCCTGAAGTTTCTTCTGCACAGCAGGGTGAGTAGCCAGTTGATACATCACGAAGGAAATGGACGTGCTTGTGGCTTCATAGccagcaaaaatgaaaacaaatgattgGGCTGTGATCTCCATATCAGAAAGAGCTAAAAGGAAACAAACATCTCAGATAAGGAAGATCAA
This sequence is a window from Peromyscus leucopus breed LL Stock unplaced genomic scaffold, UCI_PerLeu_2.1 scaffold_1238, whole genome shotgun sequence. Protein-coding genes within it:
- the LOC114687403 gene encoding cytochrome P450 3A25-like, whose product is MEITAQSFVFIFAGYEATSTSISFVMYQLATHPAVQKKLQDEIDRALPNKAPVTYDALMDMEYLDMVQQGEQGQHQSLCIPALRDRTQELPWHEVCPHQYEIRCRQSPAELHPPAL